AGAAGCTCGAGGCCAGCATGGCGACTTTGACTGGTCTGCCGGACGCGCCGCTGGGCGCGCCGGAAGACTTCGGCGAGCAGCTCGACATTCAGTTCGAAATGTTCGCGCTGGCCTGGCAGACGAATCGGACCAACGTGGCATCGCTGCGGATGGTCAAGGAAGCCAGCATGCGGGTCTACAAGAACCTGGGTATCAGCGAAGCTTTCCATCCCACCTCCCACTGGGGCGGATTTCCCGAGCGAATTGCCAACCTGCGGCTGATCCAGAATTATCACACCGCCGTTTTTGCAAAGTTTGCCGAGCGCCTCCGGAATATGCCCGATGGCGACGGTTCGGTGCTCGACCACTCGATCATTCTGTTCGGAAGCAATATGGCCAATAGCGACGCCCACGACGCCGATCCGCTTCCACAGATGCTTGTCGGCCGTGGCGGCGTCAAGGGCGGCCAGCACCTGCACTATCCGCAGGACACGCCGCATTCGAATCTGCTGGTCACCATCCTCGACCGCGCGGGAGTGCCTGCAGAGGACTTCAAGGGCTTCGCCGACAGCACCGGGCCGTTCTCGGAGGTGTAGATGAAGAGAACGCCAATCATTTTGTGCCTTTTGTGCTTTTTGTGGCTGATCCCCTCGTTCGCACAGCAGAAGACCGCCGACGGCAGCACGCCACTGCTTTATGCGGTCTACGACGAAAACACCGCTGAAGTGCGGCGGCTGCTCAAAGCCGGCGCGGACGTGTCCCAGGCGAACAGTTATGGTGCGAGCCCGATGGGACTTGCAGCCGAAGCCGGTAATGTGGACATCATCAAGCTGCTGCTGGATGCCGGCGCCGATGCCGATTCGCCCAATCCTGACGGCCAGACCGCGCTGCTCGCCGTTGCCAGAACCGGGAACGTGGCTGCAGCGGAGTTGCTGGTCAAGCACGGCGCCAAAGTCGATGCCAAAGAGAAATGGGGAGGACAGACCGCGCTGATGTGGGCGTCGGCGCGCCGCCATCCGGAGATGATGCAGTTCCTGATCTCCAAAGGCGCCGACATCAATGCCCAGTCGATCGATCGCGACTATCAGCGCCATGTGACGGCCGAGGGCCGTCCCAAGAACCTGGACTCCGGCGGATTCACGCCTCTGCTCTATGCCGCGCGCGAGAACTGCCTTGCCTGCGTGAGAGTCCTCGTCGATCACAAAGCGGACATCAACCTCCCGGATCCCGATGGCGTTTCGCCGCTGCTGCTGGCGATCATGAATGCAAACTGGGACCTGGCGAAGCAGCTGATCGAAGCCGGCGCCAATATCGATCAATGGGATATGTTCGGAGAGTCGCCTCTGTTCACGGCGATCGGGAACCACAGTCAGGTGTCCGGAGGACACGGCTCGATCGATCCTTTGAATGAGACCACCGGCATCGCCATCGTCAAAATGTTGCTCGACCACGGCGCGAATCCCAACATGCAGCTTTTCTTCAAGCCGGCGAATGTCAGAGGTGCGACCAATGTCCGCGGGACGACGCCGCTGATCCGTGCGGCGAACAACGCCGACCTCGAGGTCGTCAAACTGCTGCTGGCGCACGGCGCGGATGCCAGCCTGATCACGGCCGACCGCCAGACCGCAATCATGGCAACGCTGGCAGGCCGAGCGCCGGAGAAACAGGCCCTTGAGATCATCAATGTGCTTCACGATGCCGGCGCCGACGTCAATGTCGTCGCCCTGATCAACCATCGCGAGGATAGCCGGGGCGGCTCGGCTCTGCACTACGCCGTCCGCAAACGCTACAAAGAAGTCATCAAGAAGCTCGCCGAGTGGGGCATCGACATGAATGCCAAAGACCAGGACGGGCTCACCGCGCTCGACTATGCGCAGTCCCGCGGTTTTATGGCTTTCATGGCCCTCCAGACTCCACAATACAAGGAAGAGGCGGCGCTCCTGCGCCAGCTTGGCGCGACGGTTGAACTCAAACGAAACCCCGACTGGCCGGTCCTGGGTCCGCCCCAAGGCATCGACCTCGACCTCTGGCCCGTAGGAGAACCGGCAGTACATGACCCCGTCTATACGCACGTACCCGTCAGTAACTAAGACTCGACTGTCGCGGCGCTGTTTTGTAAACACAGGCCTGCTTGCCACTGTAGGCGCAGTCTGTGACCGCGCGTTCCCGCGAGCTTTCGCCGCCACGCTGCAGGTGGGCCCGCAAATTTCCGTCACAGACCTCGGCGGCCTCTTCCTCTTCCAGGGCGCCGGTTGCAACGTCGTCGCGATGCACGGTGAAGACGGCGCCCTGATGATCGATGGGGGACTCGCAGCCAATGCGGATGCGTTGCTGAAATCCGTGAAGGAACGAACCGGCAACAGCCGCATAAACACACTCATCAACACGCACTGGCATCCGGCGCAGACCGGAGCGAACGAAGCCGTCGGCCGCGACGGCGGCGTCATCATCGCCCAGGAAAAGACGGCGATGTACTTGAGCAACACGGTAATGACTTCCGTGGCGTTCGAGGGAAGGTTGGCGCCACTACCCAAAGTGGCGCGGCCGACCAAGACCATCCGCCAGGACCTTTCGCTCCAGTTTGCCGGGCAGCAGGTCGACTGCGCCTACCTGCCTTCGGCACATACGGATGGAGACCTTTATATACACTTCCCGGAAAAGAACCTGCTGGTCGCCGGCGGCGTGGCCTCCGGGGAGCGATGGCCCCTTCTGGATTACCGCAACGGCGCCTGGTTCGGCGGACGGGTGCGCGCCTTCGAAAGGCTTGCGAAACTGGTTCGTCCTGACACCCGCGTGATACCAGCCGAGGGACGACTGATTACAGGCGCCGACATCGCGCGTGTGAACGATATTTATCAGAAACTGAATATCGAAATGTTCGCCTACATGAACATGGGACTCGGCCCCGAGGACGTCGCGGCGCGAAACCCGCTCAAACAATACCAGGCGGAATTCGGCGACGCTTCCGCGTTCCTTTACGGCGCCTACCGCAGCATGCTCATTGCCTACGTGCCCGACTGATTGGCGAAGATCCCTTCAGGCGTCTTCACAGCCAATACTGCCATTGATGGAACCCGATCACATACGCGGCGAGGCAGGCGTTGGTAACGCTGTGCGCGATGATGCAGTCCGTCAGGTTGCGGCTTCGGACAATCCACCAATTGTAGGCGAGGCCGGCTGCAAGCCCGACGTCCCAGAAAGCACCGTGTTCGGAGGCGAAAAGCAGCGCCGTTACAATGAAGGCGAAGGGCCTGAAGGTTCCTATAGGTACTTTCTGGAAGTCTCCGTCGATGATGTAACGCATCAGCCAGCCGCGCCAGAACAGCTCTTCGATAATCGGCACAACGACGATGGAACCGAAGACGCGAAGGCTCAAGAACCACCAGTCCGCGTAAAAATTCTGTGGCTGGGAACTTTCCGCCCTCCCCATCAGGCTGTTCTGGAAGAGCCAGTGACTCCTGTATCCAACCCAGACCAGATCCGGCATTATCCAGATCGCGAATACTCCAACTCCGAGCACGATGCTCGACAGCGGCAGGTTTGGCCGCCACGAGCCTTTTTTTCTCCACAGAACCAGGATTGCCGCGGAAACAACACAAATCCGTATCGAGTACTCCAGCTTTGCATCCGCGTGGAGCGGAATTCGCAGCCC
This genomic interval from Terriglobia bacterium contains the following:
- a CDS encoding ankyrin repeat domain-containing protein, whose amino-acid sequence is MKRTPIILCLLCFLWLIPSFAQQKTADGSTPLLYAVYDENTAEVRRLLKAGADVSQANSYGASPMGLAAEAGNVDIIKLLLDAGADADSPNPDGQTALLAVARTGNVAAAELLVKHGAKVDAKEKWGGQTALMWASARRHPEMMQFLISKGADINAQSIDRDYQRHVTAEGRPKNLDSGGFTPLLYAARENCLACVRVLVDHKADINLPDPDGVSPLLLAIMNANWDLAKQLIEAGANIDQWDMFGESPLFTAIGNHSQVSGGHGSIDPLNETTGIAIVKMLLDHGANPNMQLFFKPANVRGATNVRGTTPLIRAANNADLEVVKLLLAHGADASLITADRQTAIMATLAGRAPEKQALEIINVLHDAGADVNVVALINHREDSRGGSALHYAVRKRYKEVIKKLAEWGIDMNAKDQDGLTALDYAQSRGFMAFMALQTPQYKEEAALLRQLGATVELKRNPDWPVLGPPQGIDLDLWPVGEPAVHDPVYTHVPVSN
- a CDS encoding MBL fold metallo-hydrolase, which gives rise to MGPQISVTDLGGLFLFQGAGCNVVAMHGEDGALMIDGGLAANADALLKSVKERTGNSRINTLINTHWHPAQTGANEAVGRDGGVIIAQEKTAMYLSNTVMTSVAFEGRLAPLPKVARPTKTIRQDLSLQFAGQQVDCAYLPSAHTDGDLYIHFPEKNLLVAGGVASGERWPLLDYRNGAWFGGRVRAFERLAKLVRPDTRVIPAEGRLITGADIARVNDIYQKLNIEMFAYMNMGLGPEDVAARNPLKQYQAEFGDASAFLYGAYRSMLIAYVPD
- a CDS encoding CAAX prenyl protease-related protein, with the protein product MQNDSVVAFVLPFALYLIFLGLRIPLHADAKLEYSIRICVVSAAILVLWRKKGSWRPNLPLSSIVLGVGVFAIWIMPDLVWVGYRSHWLFQNSLMGRAESSQPQNFYADWWFLSLRVFGSIVVVPIIEELFWRGWLMRYIIDGDFQKVPIGTFRPFAFIVTALLFASEHGAFWDVGLAAGLAYNWWIVRSRNLTDCIIAHSVTNACLAAYVIGFHQWQYWL